The following are from one region of the Corylus avellana chromosome ca1, CavTom2PMs-1.0 genome:
- the LOC132177627 gene encoding LOW QUALITY PROTEIN: translocase of chloroplast 159, chloroplastic (The sequence of the model RefSeq protein was modified relative to this genomic sequence to represent the inferred CDS: inserted 3 bases in 2 codons; deleted 1 base in 1 codon; substituted 5 bases at 5 genomic stop codons) — translation MESKVYVPFSAAQAALVVAQAYPHKRAVPSSSSVPTGSLPIRAPSTLDSDSDSESVGLKTFSTSSSWCSXYNGYESNKNFLTGEEFKSASERAAKPDEEALEESENFEPLRPLVAXPDRKSLESSIEDEEESGEYGPVVEPVLVDSLNLNWIMPKAHLSMDDDEEEEIEGEVDEDSGCLGIVRVPDFKALKXIDGSPRIKALVEWRDSITVKQSEPPMEVKVVEVDKVVEAQNGVLGVGIEKALVVEMPGEDTASAEVSQDMGPGAAEAAYVESLIANGEYVMEKNGKLDEDAKHSGEEKGVYKEGIELNAADGGEWEIMGLSEDADPTMKSTTQRDLVADAEEANEVMEKASITINETDVVRSDTEDCIHSNLCKGNRGAAQLEKHSATTMEPDLLELSSGVEESVKYVAKEPMFIQNSESSILDGSESFDLDNRSHSEKLESKFQPGIELGVEYHDATASTQVESLSNGPEGNELTHSNSSEIVILSSNVAYELKQVKKYEANTDPDAIKEAAEGNGGSLPAEDAQGLILGSSETAKTLMHEFEQRLISSDEEVKGLQDHSQRVGGQIAIDSDEEVDEDRDGERKRLFNFVPLEAFLKAVTGDNXEEHSTCIESLFHSAPRLNRPGPTAGDEFEYNLSEEEKKKIEKIQLLRVKFLRLVQRLGTSTEDFRVSKVLYRFVLDAARRYSSQTFSFESATKRLAMQLEPEDKDDLDFSLNILVLGKTGVGKSATINSIFGEKKTMVGAFEPTTTTMKEIVGTIHGIKIRFLDTPCFRSSATEQSINEKILASIKKFLRKFPPDIVLYVDRLDTTQNRNLIDFPLLKSITSSLGSSIWLNAVVTLTHAASVLPDRQSGSPLDYEKFVREQSNVIQKSINEAVGDLXLMNQSCMCPVSLVENYPLCQKSSSGERVLSNGLIWRPHLLLMFYSIKILFEATPILLPQKAVDYQKLFRIGFFLPPTYFLASLLQPHVHPXLSGVQGGDDVDSDTELLNLSVSEEEDEDEYDQLPPFMPLKKSQIDELSKEQRKAYFDEYDYWVKLLQKKQLKQMKRLTEIKEKGNNYVSMEEDEDQEDGSLADVPAPLPDMVLPPSFDVNYPTFRYRLLEPVSQLLVRPILSTDGWDHDLRYDAIMLETRLVIAGQFPADFGFQIMKDKKEFSMYLDSSIAAKHWENASTMARFNIQTIGGQLAYILRGETKAKNFNVNKTTAGVTVTFLDGNVATRLKFEDQTAVGKHLLLVGSTGVVRSQDETALGANLEVRLREDDFPLGXDQSMFGISLVKVRGDMSLMANLQSQFFIGRSSKIAIRVGLNDKRSGKITVRTSSFEQLHIALFAILPIAVSIFRSICLGFGVKN, via the exons ATGGAGTCAAAGGTTTATGTCCCTTTTTCTGCCGCACAAGCAGCGCTAGTAGTAGCCCAGGCCTACCCGCATAAGCGCGCGGTTCCCAGTTCATCCTCAGTGCCAACAGGTTCTCTTCCTATCCGAGCTCCTTCTACCCTTGATTCTGATTCTGATTCTGAATCTGTTGGCCTCAAAACTTTTAGTACAAGTAGTAGTTGGTGTTC TTACAATGGGTATGAGTCTAACAAAAACTTTTTGACTGGGGAGGAGTTTAAGTCGGCGTCGGAGAGGGCTGCAAAGCCAGACGAGGAAGCCTTGGAAGAGAGTGAAAATTTTGAACCTTTGAGGCCTTTAGTGGCATAGCCAGATAGGAAAAGCTTAGAAAGTTCTATAGAAGACGAGGAAGAGAGCGGTGAATATGGTCCTGTTGTTGAACCTGTTTTGGTGGATAGTCTGAACTTGAACTGGATTATGCCCAAAGCTCATTTATCTATggatgatgatgaggaggaggaaATCGAGGGTGAAGTTGATGAAGATAGTGGGTGTTTGGGTATAGTGAGGGTTCCGGATTTTAAGGCATTAAAGTAGATTGATGGTTCTCCTAGAATTAAGGCATTGGTGGAGTGGAGGGATTCTATAACTGTCAAACAATCTGAGCCTCCCATGGAGGTCAAGGTTGTGGAGGTTGATAAAGTTGTTGAAGCACAAAATGGGGTTTTGGGTGTTGGAATAGAGAAGGCATTGGTTGTGGAGATGCCTGGTGAGGATACTGCATCGGCTGAAGTGAGTCAAGACATGGGTCCTGGTGCTGCAGAGGCGGCTTATGTTGAGTCTTTGATTGCAAATGGGGAATATGTTATGGAGAAAAATGGGAAGTTGGATGAGGATGCTAAGCATTCTGGTGAAGAAAAAGGAGTATACAAGGAGGGGATTGAATTGAATGCTGCAGATGGAGGGGAGTGGGAGATTATGGGACTAAGTGAGGATGCTGATCCAACCATGAAATCCACAACCCAGAGGGATTTAGTGGCAGATGCTGAAGAGGCCAATGAAGTAATGGAAAAAGCTTCTATTACAATCAATGAAACTGATGTAGTACGCTCAGACACTGAAGATTGTATTCATTCCAATTTGTGTAAAGGAAATAGAGGTGCCGCTCAGCTAGAGAAGCACAGTGCTACTACCATGGAACCTGACCTTCTGGAATTGAGTTCTGGAGTGGAGGAAAGTGTCAAATATGTGGCAAAAGAACCTATGTTTATCCAAAACAGTGAAAGCAGCATACTTGATGGTAGTGAAAGTTTTGATCTTGACAACAGGAGTCATAGTGAGAAACTAGAAAGCAAATTCCAGCCTGGAATTGAATTGGGAGTTGAATACCATGATGCCACAGCTTCCACCCAAGTTGAATCCCTTAGTAATGGGCCTGAGGGAAATGAACTTACTCATTCTAATTCCTCTGAAATTGTGATACTGAGTTCCAATGTGGCATATGAACTGAAACAAGTGAAAAAGTATGAAGCAAATACTGATCCAGACGCAATAAAGGAAGCAGCAGAAGGGAATGGAGGTTCACTGCCTGCTGAAGATGCCCAAGGTTTGATTTTGGGAAGCTCTGAAACAGCCAAGACATTGATGCATGAATTTGAGCAGAGACTAATTTCCTCTGATGAGGAAGTGAAGGGTCTTCAGGATCATTCGCAAAGGGTTGGTGGACAGATTGCCATTGACTCAGATGAGGAAGTGGACGAAGATAGGGATGGGGAAAGAAAGcgattatttaattttgttccaTTGGAGGCTTTTCTGAAAGCGGTAACCGGTGATAATTAAGAGGAGCATTCTACTTGCATAGAATCCTTATTCCATTCTGCTCCTAGACTAAATCGCCCCGGCCCAACAGCTGGGGATGAATTTGAGTACAACCTAAgtgaggaagaaaagaagaaaattgagaaGATACAACTCCTAAGAGTGAAATTCTTGAGGCTTGTACAGAGGCTAGGCACTTCTACTGAAGATTTCAGAGTTTCAAAAGTTTTATATAGGTTTGTCCTGGATGCAGCAAGGAGGTACTCTAGTCAGACATTTAGCTTTGAGTCAGCCACAAAGAGGCTGGCTATGCAACTTGAACCAGAGGATAAAGATGATTTAGACTTCTCATTAAATATTCTGGTTCTTGGCAAAACTGGTGTGGGAAAGAGTGCAACTATTAATTCCATTTTTGGTGAGAAAAAAACAATGGTTGGTGCATTTGAACCTACCACAACAACTATGAAAGAGATTGTTGGAACAATTCATGGTATCAAGATAAGATTCCTTGACACGCCATGTTTTAGGTCTTCTGCGACGGAACAAtctatcaat gaaaaaatattagcATCGATCAAGAAGTTTTTGAGGAAGTTCCCTCCAGACATTGTACTCTACGTAGATCGTTTGGATACCACTCAGAATAGAAATCTTATTGATTTTCCACTGTTAAAGTCAATTACTAGTTCTCTTGGTTCATCAATATGGTTAAATGCTGTTGTCACTCTGACTCATGCTGCTTCTGTTCTCCCAGATAGACAATCTGGGTCACCCCTAGACTATGAAAAATTTGTTCGTGAACAATCCAATGTTATTCAGAAGTCCATCAATGAGGCAGTTGGTGATCTATAATTGATGAATCAAAGTTGCATGTGTCCTGTGTCCCTAGTTGAAAACTATCCATTGTGTCAAAAGAGCAGTTCTGGGGAAAGAGTGCTTTCCAATGGACTTATCTGGAGACCCCATTTATTACTTATGTTTTACTCAATAAAGATCTTATTTGAAGCAACTCCTATATTACTACCTCAAAAGGCGGTTGATTACCAAAAGCTTTTTCGAATTGGGTTCTTCCTACCCCCAACCTATTTCTTGGCTTCTCTTCTGCAGCCGCATGTGCATC AACTCTCTGGTGTTCAGGGAGGTGATGATGTTGACTCAGATACTGAGTTGTTGAATTTATCGGTTTCtgaggaagaagatgaggaTGAGTATGACCAGCTTCCACCATTCATGCCTCTGAAGAAATCTCAAATTGATGAGCTCAGCAAGGAGCAAAGAAAAGCTTATTTTGATGAGTATGATTATTGGGTGAAGCTCCTTCAAAAGAAACAGTTAAAACAGATGAAAAGGTTGACAGAGATAAAGGAGAAAGGCAACAATTATGTTTCCATGGAGGAAGATGAGGACCAGGAGGATGGAAGTCTAGCGGATGTGCCAGCTCCCTTACCTGACATGGTCCTCCCGCCTTCCTTTGATGTAAATTATCCTACATTCAGATATCGTCTTTTGGAACCTGTGTCTCAGCTTCTTGTGAGACCAATTCTAAGCACTGACGGTTGGGACCATGATCTTAGGTATGATGCTATCATGCTTGAAACAAGACTTGTGATTGCTGGTCAATTTCCTGCTGATTTTGGATTTCAGATCATGAAGGATAAAAAAGAGTTTAGTATGTACTTGGATTCCTCAATTGCAGCAAAGCATTGGGAGAATGCATCAACGATGGCAAGGTTCAACATTCAGACCATTGGAGGGCAGCTTGCCTACATCCTAAGAGGAGAAACCAAAGCAAAAAACTTCAATGTTAACAAAACAACTGCTGGGGTGACTGTCACTTTTTTAGATGGGAATGTGGCCACTAGACTCAAATTCGAAGATCAAACTGCTGTTGGAAAGCACTTACTTTTGGTGGGAAGTACTGGAGTTGTCAGATCTCAAGATGAAACAGCATTGGGAGCAAACTTGGAAGTACGCCTCAGAGAAGATGATTTCCCTTTAGGGTAGGACCAGTCCATGTTTGGTATTTCTCTGGTTAAAGTAAGAGGTGACATGTCTCTCATGGCCAATCTACAGTCTCAGTTCTTCATTGGACGGAGTTCTAAAATTGCTATCCGTGTTGGATTGAACGACAAACGAAGTGGGAAGATTACTGTTAGGACAAGCAGCTTTGAGCAACTCCACATTGCACTGTTTGCCATCCTTCCAATTGCAGTCTCCATCTTTAGGAGCATCTGTCTTGGTTTTGGTGTGAAAAACTAA